GTTCATTTTTTATTTGTTTATTTGTTTATTTGTTTATTTCTTTAATGCTCTATACCATCATATAGGAAAAGCTGCCCCGTTTGCGTAATAACATCCGCATTCGAGACAGCCTGTGTATGGCCGTATTATATTATGTTCTCTTTTCCCTGCTAATTAACGTCTGCTTGGTTGTTGCGGATAGTTCCCGATCACACCTGGATATTGATACAACAACGGCTCATCGAATGTGGCGTAGTCGAAATTGACCATCAAAAGCATGATCCGTTTTCCAGTGTTCGGGTCACTGATAATGATATGGTCACGACCAGCTGCTTCCAGAATACCTTGGAAAATGCGGGCATTCCACTCTTTGTTTCCTTCGTAAGTCATGTAGAATGTTCCACATTTACCCAGGTTAAGCCGTAAAATATTTTCGATGTAGGATTGTTCAAACTGTGGCGCAGTTGTGGTTGCAACTCCACCCGTAGGTGTCATTGGAGCACCGCTTGATACGAGCGGAGGTACGCTTGTGGAGCTAGGTGAAACCATGCCTGGAGTTGGCGACATCATCGGCATTCCGTTACCAATTTTATAGGATGTTCCTTGGACTTGCGAATTGGCCTGTTGGCCCATAACCTGTGTTGGTTGATAAGGCTGGTTAATCATCATGATTCCTCCCAAAATTTAATATACGGATGGACAGTCTTCGCCTGTCGGACTGAAGAAACAATGCGCCTTGAAGCGGCCTGTATTTTGCTGGTTATACCAGGTTGGAGGGCATTCCCCCACGGGACGGAAAAACCACAGAGAGTTGCTGGCTGGCCAGAAGCGTTCACCATTAATGACACGCTGTGCCAAGCGTATTTCTGATTGTCTTGCCCGTTGGTAGAAGTACCCTTTTTGCGTAGACTCGAAGCCACCCGGATTCTGAAACACCATTCGATTAATGTCCCGAATATCACCGAAATCCAAGCAATCACCAAGCACCCGGTTTACCCCTACATTGCCTACAAGCAGCATGCCTTGTTCGCCGTCACCTTCAGCCTCCGCTCTCATCAGTCTAGCGAGCAGCTTGACGTCTTCCGAGTTGGCTTTAATAACAGCCATATCCTGTTTCCTCCCTTGTTGAACCTCTTCATCACCGTATATAATATTGTGCAGATGCCCATTCGGTGACACGATTTTATTTTTTTACCATAAAAAAAGCCCGGAACCTCACCTTATGTGAAGTCCCGAGACATAACATTTCCTATATAACCTGCCTATTCAGGGCTTGGCTTGAATCCAGTAATCGTATGCATGTACAATATTGCCTTTGTAGGCTTTATACTCGCTTAACAGATCTGGAAGCAGTGCCAGCTGACGCTCCATCTCCGCTGCTCCCTTATCATAAAATGAAATATGTCTACCTTCAAAATTCTCTTTCATCTCCACCGAGATCAACAGCGGTTTACCCAAACGATCCGCAATTTTCATTTCCTGACTGACCACGTCGGCAATTCCATTGGAGCCTTCGGCAATGTTGCGGAATGCCATCAGAGAGACGTGATCCAGCGTTGTGATCATGTATTCACTGACAGACATGTCTCTTCCCGGTAACGGGAACGTATCCAGCCAAACGGCCAGATCGGCACTCGTTTCCAGATCACTGTCCTTTTTCGTCTCTTCATGGAAATAAGCAATATTGGCAGCCCATTCGGTCAGCAGCGTATCCCGATCATTTTCCCATTCAGGTAAGGTGTATGGCTCAATATCGAGATGGATTCCCTTAAAACGTTCATCCGGTTCCGATTCGGCGTTATAATTTTTCACATAGTCGATCAAGCGTTGTATCCGTGGCCGATTTTCCTTTTTACCCCAGATTGGATGGCCGCCCATAGCGTGAACCTCAATACCTTGAGCCTGTGCACGTTTCACAAAACTACGATAGCTGGAATACGGTTGATCCAAATCAAGCCGGACGTATAACCAATTAATGTTTTGCGCTTTGGCGAACTCCAGAATGTGATCTCCACCGTCATTCGTAACCTGAGAAGCCTGCCAGATATAGGTTCCTCGGATTTCAGGTTGATTGGATGGATTCTCTGGTAATGGTACTTCCCCTGGCTCCAGCTGCCCCCAGTACACGATGTCATGCACAGCTGAACCTGCATAGGAAGCATGATCTGTGAATGCAGATGCCACTTCACTTAAGACACTCTCCAATTGCGCCGCACCTTTGCCAGCAAAAGTCGTGAACTCTTCTCCAGGCATCGGCTTGGTGTTTACGCCAACGGTAATCGAGCCATTTCTGGCGTCAGCCCATATCATTTCTTGTTCTACCAAACGTATAATTCCATTGTTTCCTTGCGCACTGTCACGGTAAGCGAGCAGCGTAATATGATCAAATTGTCCGATAAACCAGTGTGACAACGACTCGTTATCCGCATCGTCAGTCGTTCTGCTACCCGTCACCGTGTAAGAATCCAGCCAAAAAGGCAAGTCGACATTCACTTCAACCCCATCCTGTTTCACCTGTTCCAGCAAGAGCTTCATATTGACCACCCAGGACTGGACCAGTGGCTCGGCATCTTCTTTCCACTGTGGCAATACATAAGGTTTGATATCCAGGTGGATGGCGTCAAATCGCTCTTCCGGCTTTGCAGCCAGGTTATAATTGCTCACCCAGGACGCCAATTTGAGCATTGGACCTTCACGACCACTCACTGCCCATGAAGGATCTCCGCCAAGAGCTTCAACTGCGATTCCCGCCTTGCTGGCTTTGGATATAAACGTATGATAGACCTCTTCTGACAGATTCATATCCACATTCACATATAGTCTGTTAATCTTATGTTTAGCCGCATTGTCCAGCAGCTCATTTCCTCCATCACTGACAGACTTGGCCTGCCATACCCAGGCTGCTCGTATATCTGCGTCAGCTTCAGCAGTAGATTCAAAGCCTGTCATTATAATCCCTCCAATCAGCAGTAATAGCCAAAACACTTTCCGGGATGAGTTCCCGAACATAATCTCCCTCCATTCCTGTACTGTGGTAAAATCACATTTATTATAGCAACCGAGTTATCAAAATCAAATAAGCCCAAGTGCTTAACTTGGGCTTATTTCTGCTATGTTTTCAAAAGTTTACAATTGACCGGAGAAATCCCGGTACTAGTCCTCATATATCATTTTTCGGGTCATGCCCCCATCAATAATCAGGTTGGTCCCTGTGACAAAGGTATTGCTCGGATCGGACAAATATAAACAAGCACGGGAGATATCCGAAGGAACGCCTACACGTCCTGCCGGGTGCTGTTCATGGTCCTCTGGCTTCAATTTTTCAACATTGCCTGTCTCAATCCATCCCGGACTGATACAATTGACCCGAATTTTGTCCTTACCCAAGGAGACCGCCATCGCATGCGTCAACGCCACGATCGCACCCTTGGATGCAGCATAGGCCTCTGTTTCCGGCTCTGACATGAAGGCACGTGTTGAGGACATGTTCACAATCGCTCCACCATTTTCGTTGTGCTTCATATGTTTGGCTGCTTCCCGACTTGCGAGAAAGCAACTTCGCACATTGGTATTGAGTATATCGTCCCACTCTTCCAGCGTTAACTCATAGGGAGATTTCCATCTGGAGACACCTGCATTGTTTATGAGCACATCAATCTTCTTGAATTCATCCATTGTCGTTTGAATGAGGTTCGTTATATCCTTCTCTTGACGTACATCACATTGAACAAAAATCGCTTCTCCACCTTCATTGCGAATCGAAGCTGCCGCCGCAGCCCCTTCCGCTTCCTCATAGTCGGCAAGTACGACTTTAGCCCCTGCAACCGCATAGGCCTCAGCTACACTTCGACCGATTCCTTGAGCTGCTCCCGTCACAACCACGACTTGATCTGTAAATGACATCATTAGTTCCTCCTCTATTGGGATGGTCCATTCATCATATAAGTCTACATCGACTCACCGAATATGAACCATAATATGAATAAAGTCTCTTCTTATATACAAACATGTTAGCCCCATTAAGAAACGCTTGTCCATAAAAGAATATTAAAAAAAGCTTACGCCACTATGGCGCAAGCCAGCCGGTTTATCCGCGTACACGCTCTGAATACAAACGATTGTAGCGTTCAAAGCCTACATAACGCGTTCCCTTGAAAGAGAGTCGACCTTCATCTCCCTCGGCGCACAAGCCGTACTCATCACCATTCACCTTGAATTCGAGCCGATCCCCGCTCTCCACTTCAAAAGTGATGTAATAAAGCGTACGGGCTGTACTTCCTGGTTCGGAGTGCGACTGACTCATCTGCATTCTCCTGCTGGTAATCCGTGAAGGTACAGTAAGCAGAGGCTCTGAGTTATTGCGTCCCCATCTCCATACCTCTTTCCCTACCGACAGAAGAACAATACCTATAATCAGGACAAATACTACCGGAAAGACGGTTCCAAAAAAATCAAACATCCAGGATGATTCAATGCCCATGTCTCTCCCCTCCGTTCATCAAACCTAGGACAGCCGGAGTCTTGACCCGTCTCCTGTAATATATATGCACGTTAACAGGGAACTTGTTATTCCGATTCAAATTGACGGGAGATCTGATTAACCTATACGTCTTTGTTCAAACCAAATGAAGCCAGTTATGTAGCCAGATCATCTCGTTCAGCTTTCCTTAAAGATCCAACGTTGGCTCCAACTGAGATAACAGCCTGATGAAAGACCGGTATCTCAGTCAAGCTAACCGATGTTATCATTCTGAATGGCGATCTAAGCAGATCCCAGACAAGCAATATAGATTTTGATCAAGTTTAAGCTAATTGTGTGATGACAAGATGTGCCGATACCGGTCTTGTTCCGCCTGCAAGAGGAGTAATCGTTAACGCTGTTGAATTACCCGCGGGGTTCCGTACGGTCAGTATTGAGTTAATAACGGTTGTTTGTACTAAGGCTACCCCTACAATCTGAGATGTTCCTGTTGCACGTCCAACGACCGTTGGAGCCAAGTCAGCACCATTGAGGGTTAGTATGAGTTGCCCCGCTTCATTGATACTCACTTGAAATAGTACTTGATAAGTGCCTATCGCTGCCAGATTGAATGAGCTAGGTCCCGTACGAGTAATTGTCGTTCCACTAGTTGGACCATCTTGGGGAAAACTTACATCCGTACCTGGAGCAACCGTTGCGGCATTATCAGGGGGCATCAGTGCAAAGAAATCAGCAAATCCCAGAACACCTCCGGCTGCACCTGTAGCTCCAGTAACACCTGTAGCTCCGGTGGCACCCGCTGGACCCGCAGCACCAGCTGCGCCTGTGACTCCGGTGGCACCCGCTGGACCCGCAGCACCAGCTGCGCCTGTGACTCCGGTGGCACCCGCTGGACCCGCAGCGCCGGCTGCGCCTGTCACCCCAGTAGGCCCCGCTGGACCTGCCACTCCTGCCACTCCTGCCACTCCCGTAGCTCCAGTGACACCGGCTGGACCCGCAACACCAGCTGCGCCCGTGGCCCCAGTCGCACCAGGAAAGCCTTGCGGTCCAATAGCGCCAGCTGGGCCGGGCACACCCTGAGGTCCTTGTGGACCCACAAGTCCTTGTTCCCCAGGAATACCCTGCACGCCCATCGGTCCGGCTGGACCAGCCAGTCCCTGTGGACCCATGGCTCCCGCTGGTCCCGGTTGACCTTGAGGTCCTTGTGGACCTGGAGGGCCTCCGGCTGGACCCTGAGCTCCAGGTGGTCCTTGCACCCCTTGCTGGCCCTGAATTCCCTGTACGCCCTGAATTCCCGGAATTCCCTGTGGTCCTGTGGGACCAGTAACCGTAGGCGTAATAATTTTCACTTTAGGCGGCGGACATTTAACCTTAACTAATTTCTTTGCCACCTTCACTTTGCAATTTTTTCTTTTAGATTTGCAAGGATATACCGTTACCTTTTTTCTCCTAGATCGCTTCTTTTCTTCTGAACTGCTCATCGTTTGGACACCTCCCTATAGACATAGTTTAATGTACGTATGTCGTTAGTTTAGTGTATGGACGGAAAACCATTCTCAACTAAACTACAACCTATATTTAGGAAAAAAAGGCTATTTGCTTGGTAGATTAGCCCTTTTTAAGAGGAATAATGCAAAAAAAGACTCTGACAGCGTTAGCCGACAGAGGTATAACATTCCATATTAATAAAGCCAAGCCTGTATAGAGTTGGCTGCGGAAAGGCCTCTACACAATCCAAATTTATAACAATTCATATGAGCTTATCTGAGAAGTAAACAAGCAGTGACACTCAAGCTTATTGTTTATTCAAACACCCAAAAAGAAACGTCCCCGTTTAGAGACGTTTCTTAATGAATTGACGGTAATATTAAGAATATTGGATACTCATCCTATGAGTCTAAGCGTACATCAGATCCATCTTACTGCTCTTTTCTATCTGAATTCAACTGTAGTCTTCATCACCACGTACAAGTTTAACTCGTCTGCTTTGCCTGTCGATTGATTCCACTACTCCCTTTATCTCTTCATCGTCGAACGGATTGAATACAGTCAATTTGATTGACCTGCGTTCCTGATACGATTCGAAGATAGCTTCTTCAATGAGCTGGATCTCCTGTTCGTCCGGTACCGGCTTTCCTCGTCTTTCCTGCACAACTCATTTCCTGAAGAAAGGCCTCACGATGTTCGGGAAGAATAATTCGAGATCCTTCAAAAATACCGTTACCTGTCAATTTACTAGCCATACTACACACGCCCCTTAATACTCAGTCCAGTAATTTATATTCGATGAATTGGTTGGCGACATTGCCTTGGGCAGCTTAGGCTTTTTCCTCTTCTCGCTCCCATCCCTCCAGGATCACAATATTGGCCGTATTAGACTTATCCTCCCAGCGTATGGATACGTCGTTTTGTGATCTTGCCGCTTTGATCCTCATAAATAATCTCAACCAACCCAAGTATTTAACTGGCATGTTCATCCTTTCGATAAGAACATTTGTTTGCATTATATGCGAACTCACGTTCTTTATACAACAAGAAAAAAGCCCCATTAACTTAGAGCTACTACGATGTAAGTTTCGCTCTAAATTATATGTGACAAGGATAATAATATTGTGGGCTAATCCTATTTATACATCATTATTTGCCAACTAAGACCCAAAGTAAACATCGAGCTTCCCAGTAGGAGGAGTTGTTGCCATCCAAACTGCTGCCAGATTGTCCGGAGCATATGTTGTAGCAGTAATATAATCTCCTATCAACACAGTCGGTACTGGAGAATTGCCATTGGGATTAAATGAGGTTGTCGTGAGTCTGCGGTTCGCAAAGGTAGCTCCTCCGTCAAATGATTCAGCAACATAAACGTCTAAAAGAAACCCATTGATTTGATTCGAATAATAAATGACCCTTATTGTTCCCGTGAATGGCGACACAGTAATGGATGGAAAGAAATTTTGTGAACCTGCTGGTGCTCCGGTAATACTAACGGGATCTGACCATAAAAGTCCATCTGGAGATTTACACAAGAAAATATCGGTGTATCCATTCCTTGCATCGTTCCAGGTCGCATAAACAGAACCACTGTTTGGCCCATTGGATATATCAGCACCCAAACTCAAATTTGTCTGCACTCGAAAAGCATAATCGGGAACGGGTAATGGCGAAGGTGCGGGTACCACGGAAGAAATTAATGTAGATTGTCGATTAACCGGCGGTTGGAATGAAGCTCCTCCATCATAAGAGATTCTTAATAAAGCATACGGAGTATCCGGGCCTGTAGTAATATATCCTGCGTATACTTCGCCACTAAATCCAACTGCAATAGCCGCTCTATCATGAAAACCTCTGGGGCTTGAAATTCGGCTTGGAGTTTCCCATGTTACTCCCTGGTTCAAAGATCTTTGCAAAAAAATAGATGAGGCCAACGTAGCAAGAGGGGTGTAGCCAACATAAGCATTCCCTCTGTACGGACTCCCTGGAGAGCGATCTACTGCAATAAAAGGCTCATCATTATGAACAATAAGGCCATATCCCTTGTTCACAAATACTGGAGGTGACCAAGTCACTCCATCATCCAGGGATGTATAGCTAATAATCGTACCATCATTGTCTCCGTTAAATATGTGAACCGTCACAATAAACGTGCTCGGAAAGGTATAATCAATGGTTGGGGCTTCTGCACCAGCATATCCTGCAGGCTGCTGTAAAATAGTAGTCGACCATGTCTGTCCAGTATCGGTAGAGCGATAAAACCCTATAAGTGTAGGGCCTGTACTTGTATCAACAGCAACGGCACACATAATATTAGGAAGTAACTCGTTGGAAGCGATCGAGGGTTCAAATTGATTCCCACCGAGTGCACCTGTAATATTAACAACTGGCAAATCGCTTACCTCCATTTCGTTAATTAAGGGATGTTGGTAAATCTATCAACCCATATCATTTCAGACTGTAACACACGTTGAATAACTCCACCTGTTGAATCTACACCGTATACATGAATAATTGTACTCGTAGCACTAAAGTAGTCACTTTGAACTTCATAAAACGCTGCTGTAATGAGCGGGTAAACAAGTGTCCGGGAGACCTGAGGTCCAATTTGGAATAAATCATGACCGATAGGAACTCTTGCATTTTGAGTTGTATCCCATTTAAATACTTCTAGTTCAATGTTTGCAGGAATATTAAGAGAGTCGTTTATACAAGTTACAATAATCTGGGTGGCCATACTTCCACTTGTTGGCGAGTTATAAATCAATCCCGTAGAGTTTGGCATTGGAATTAACCTCCTCTCATTTGAAAAAATGAGAATTTTATTACAATAATATTGTACGTCAACATTCATTTGAGTGGCTCGGCTTCTGTATAGATACAGTATTTAAATACCCCCTGCTATCCCTGTAGG
Above is a window of Paenibacillus sp. E222 DNA encoding:
- a CDS encoding YolD-like family protein, with translation MQERRGKPVPDEQEIQLIEEAIFESYQERRSIKLTVFNPFDDEEIKGVVESIDRQSRRVKLVRGDEDYS
- a CDS encoding DUF2500 domain-containing protein — its product is MGIESSWMFDFFGTVFPVVFVLIIGIVLLSVGKEVWRWGRNNSEPLLTVPSRITSRRMQMSQSHSEPGSTARTLYYITFEVESGDRLEFKVNGDEYGLCAEGDEGRLSFKGTRYVGFERYNRLYSERVRG
- the gerQ gene encoding spore coat protein GerQ; this encodes MINQPYQPTQVMGQQANSQVQGTSYKIGNGMPMMSPTPGMVSPSSTSVPPLVSSGAPMTPTGGVATTTAPQFEQSYIENILRLNLGKCGTFYMTYEGNKEWNARIFQGILEAAGRDHIIISDPNTGKRIMLLMVNFDYATFDEPLLYQYPGVIGNYPQQPSRR
- a CDS encoding collagen-like protein is translated as MSSSEEKKRSRRKKVTVYPCKSKRKNCKVKVAKKLVKVKCPPPKVKIITPTVTGPTGPQGIPGIQGVQGIQGQQGVQGPPGAQGPAGGPPGPQGPQGQPGPAGAMGPQGLAGPAGPMGVQGIPGEQGLVGPQGPQGVPGPAGAIGPQGFPGATGATGAAGVAGPAGVTGATGVAGVAGVAGPAGPTGVTGAAGAAGPAGATGVTGAAGAAGPAGATGVTGAAGAAGPAGATGATGVTGATGAAGGVLGFADFFALMPPDNAATVAPGTDVSFPQDGPTSGTTITRTGPSSFNLAAIGTYQVLFQVSINEAGQLILTLNGADLAPTVVGRATGTSQIVGVALVQTTVINSILTVRNPAGNSTALTITPLAGGTRPVSAHLVITQLA
- a CDS encoding cell wall hydrolase, with product MAVIKANSEDVKLLARLMRAEAEGDGEQGMLLVGNVGVNRVLGDCLDFGDIRDINRMVFQNPGGFESTQKGYFYQRARQSEIRLAQRVINGERFWPASNSLWFFRPVGECPPTWYNQQNTGRFKAHCFFSPTGEDCPSVY
- a CDS encoding sialidase family protein codes for the protein MPVVNITGALGGNQFEPSIASNELLPNIMCAVAVDTSTGPTLIGFYRSTDTGQTWSTTILQQPAGYAGAEAPTIDYTFPSTFIVTVHIFNGDNDGTIISYTSLDDGVTWSPPVFVNKGYGLIVHNDEPFIAVDRSPGSPYRGNAYVGYTPLATLASSIFLQRSLNQGVTWETPSRISSPRGFHDRAAIAVGFSGEVYAGYITTGPDTPYALLRISYDGGASFQPPVNRQSTLISSVVPAPSPLPVPDYAFRVQTNLSLGADISNGPNSGSVYATWNDARNGYTDIFLCKSPDGLLWSDPVSITGAPAGSQNFFPSITVSPFTGTIRVIYYSNQINGFLLDVYVAESFDGGATFANRRLTTTSFNPNGNSPVPTVLIGDYITATTYAPDNLAAVWMATTPPTGKLDVYFGS
- a CDS encoding SDR family NAD(P)-dependent oxidoreductase, with the translated sequence MSFTDQVVVVTGAAQGIGRSVAEAYAVAGAKVVLADYEEAEGAAAAASIRNEGGEAIFVQCDVRQEKDITNLIQTTMDEFKKIDVLINNAGVSRWKSPYELTLEEWDDILNTNVRSCFLASREAAKHMKHNENGGAIVNMSSTRAFMSEPETEAYAASKGAIVALTHAMAVSLGKDKIRVNCISPGWIETGNVEKLKPEDHEQHPAGRVGVPSDISRACLYLSDPSNTFVTGTNLIIDGGMTRKMIYED